Part of the Tolypothrix sp. PCC 7910 genome, AAGTATGTAAGTTACCACCTTTGCCATAGAGTTTAGATTTGGTGGCTATAAAATATGGCGGATCTAAAAATAAAAATACTTTCTCTCCTGGTGCATATAATAATTCGCTGTAATCTAAGTTAGTAATGAGAATATCTTCTGATAAAATGCTTTCTAATTTCTCAAGACGGTCTATCGATGAATTAGTAAAGCGTTTATGGAATGCCTCTTGAGAATAACCACCTGATTCTACAGTTCCACTAAATGTAATTCGATTAAGCACAAAAAAGCGAACTGCTCTTTCAAAATCAGATAGCTGTTTAATATCTACAGTTGTTAATTCTTTAAATAATGATCTGCCATCTGTATATTTATTTTTAATGTGACGAATTTCTGAAACTAGTTCACATAAATCAGATTGAGCAAATTTCCAAAATAGAAATAATTCCCGGTTTAAATCATTAATCCAAATTTTGAGATTAGGGAATTTTTGCTTTAAGTAAATAAATACAGAACCACCACCTACAAATGGTTCCCTAAATTCTGAAAAATCTTCTGGTAAGTATTCGATAATTTGATTAATAGCTTTTGATTTACCACCTGGATAACGTAGTGGGCTTTTGAGCATAATTTCCTGGGAATAGCAA contains:
- a CDS encoding DNA adenine methylase; the protein is MLKSPLRYPGGKSKAINQIIEYLPEDFSEFREPFVGGGSVFIYLKQKFPNLKIWINDLNRELFLFWKFAQSDLCELVSEIRHIKNKYTDGRSLFKELTTVDIKQLSDFERAVRFFVLNRITFSGTVESGGYSQEAFHKRFTNSSIDRLEKLESILSEDILITNLDYSELLYAPGEKVFLFLDPPYFIATKSKLYGKGGNLHTSFEHQKFAEVLKQCHHDWLITYDDSPQIRENFSWANIFEWELQYGMNNYKQSNAAKGKELFITNYTISL